The genomic DNA TGCGCACCCACTGGCCGGCGGCGGAGGGCTGCGGCGGCGGGGACGGCTGGAAGGGGGCCGGGGCCGCCGCCTGCGGCGCGAAGGGCGGCGCGGAGGCGAACTGCGCGCGGCGGGGGACCGGCGCGGTGTCGTGCACCCGCGCCAGTTCCACCGTGGCGGGGAACGGATCGCGCCCCTGCAGCAGCCGCGTGCGGTGGCACCAGGGGCAGAACTCCAGCTCCGGCGCGTGGCGGTGCCGCGGATTGGCGGCGCACACGGCCAGCCGCGCCTCGGCCTCGGCCAGCGCCTCGCGCCACTCGGCGGGCGCGGGGCGGGCGGACGGGTCGCCGTGGCCGGCGACGAACGCGCGCGCGAACATCGCCTGCAGCGCCGGGTCCAGCGCGAAGAAGGGCGGCGCCAAGCGCGGCGGGCGCACGCCCTCGTCGCCCCCCGCGTAGGGGAACATCCCCCGCGAGATGCGCTCCTCCACCGGCGGCACCTCGGCGCCGTCGCCCAAGCGGCAGGCGAAGGGGTGCGTTCCCTCCATCAGCAGGAGGAAGAGGAGGGCGGCCAGCCCGAAGCGGTCGTGCTCCTCGCCGCGGTCCACCTCGCTGAAGTGCGCCCCCTGCAGCTCGGGCGGGGTGAACTCCGCCTTCCCTACGCCGGAGCGGTGGATGGAGCGGCCCCCGCCGTCGCGCACCTGGAACGAGTCCGCGTCCACCAGCGTGACCGCGGCGGTCGTCGGGTTGACCAGGATGTTGGACTCGTTCACGTCGCCCACCACGTAGCCGTGCGCGTGCAGGCCATGGAAGGCGGCGGCCAGGTTCACCCCGGCGCGGTGCAGCAGCGCGTAGTCGAACAGCGGCGCGGTGCGGCGCCGCGAGACGGGGTTGTAGAACTCGAACAGGCGCGGCCCCTCGGCGCGCGGCATCAGGAAGCCCGCGAAGCGTCCGCCGCTGGGCCCAGTGAGCAGATCCACCGGCCAGGCCACCGCCGCCCCCGCGTCCAGCACGGGGGGATCGGAAAGCATCAGCCCCAGCTTGCGCGCGCGCGCCATGGTCGGCTCGCGGTACAGCTTGGCGACGAGGGCCCAATCCCCCGGCACCTCCAGCACGCGCGCCTCGCCCCCCGCGCCGATCTCGCGCGTGGTGTCGAACACGATCAACTCGCCCGACGAGCGGCGGCGCAGCACGCGCGCGGCCAGCCCGGGCGGCAGCTCGAGGACGGGGGCGGGGTCAGCCATGGTCGCGCGTCACCAGCACCAGGGTCAGGTCGTCGTCCGAGCGCGCGGTCACCCGCGGCCCGGCCAGAAAGGCGGAAAGCTGGTCCTCGGCGTCGCGCGGGTCGCGCGCCTCGGCCGCGAAGGCGAAGAGCGGGGCGAAGAAGGGCTCGTGCGGCGTCCGCTCGGGGTGCTTCAGC from Longimicrobium sp. includes the following:
- a CDS encoding TonB family protein, with product MADPAPVLELPPGLAARVLRRRSSGELIVFDTTREIGAGGEARVLEVPGDWALVAKLYREPTMARARKLGLMLSDPPVLDAGAAVAWPVDLLTGPSGGRFAGFLMPRAEGPRLFEFYNPVSRRRTAPLFDYALLHRAGVNLAAAFHGLHAHGYVVGDVNESNILVNPTTAAVTLVDADSFQVRDGGGRSIHRSGVGKAEFTPPELQGAHFSEVDRGEEHDRFGLAALLFLLLMEGTHPFACRLGDGAEVPPVEERISRGMFPYAGGDEGVRPPRLAPPFFALDPALQAMFARAFVAGHGDPSARPAPAEWREALAEAEARLAVCAANPRHRHAPELEFCPWCHRTRLLQGRDPFPATVELARVHDTAPVPRRAQFASAPPFAPQAAAPAPFQPSPPPQPSAAGQWVRTRSAAAVAAMPAWMQPAFGPAALGSPLVWMPPAALTCLFGASGGGRMLGLIVFFLALRRVFSGGLNLQRLRLGTVAWAVILLVVWSFVAAMTRGGPSYADGSRPTFADRFDIPDAPDAPDAWGPPSAVMPEPTVQLAYPDASVTVSPELVNAREIAGLAATYYPPELRNLRLIANVDVRILVERDGTPNSTGLYVVRSTDPRFDEAALRAAAAMRFNPAQQADGNTVPTWVQATLYFVP